In a single window of the Agrobacterium fabrum str. C58 genome:
- a CDS encoding OsmC family protein, translating to MVDGAKVKLRPVGARAKVGRIGRPMMSTVTGGALEIVTGVSEPGFNPIDLLYSSLAACLALSARIAASRLGMLDRFEGVAVDVSGEKSADEPYRILRFDIRIEITGDFDEATRAAIAHAAEDICTVSNTLKGNAEFALSTTG from the coding sequence ATGGTGGATGGTGCAAAAGTGAAATTGAGGCCGGTGGGCGCCAGGGCCAAAGTCGGACGGATTGGCCGGCCGATGATGTCGACGGTGACCGGCGGTGCTCTGGAGATCGTGACCGGTGTCTCGGAGCCGGGCTTCAACCCAATCGATCTTCTTTATTCGTCGCTTGCCGCGTGCCTTGCACTGAGCGCCCGGATTGCTGCAAGCCGGTTGGGGATGCTTGACCGCTTCGAAGGTGTTGCCGTCGACGTGTCAGGGGAAAAATCCGCAGACGAGCCGTATCGTATTCTCCGTTTCGATATCAGGATCGAGATTACGGGCGATTTCGATGAAGCGACCCGCGCCGCAATAGCTCATGCGGCGGAGGATATCTGCACCGTCAGCAACACGCTGAAGGGCAATGCGGAATTTGCACTGTCGACAACCGGCTGA
- a CDS encoding FdhF/YdeP family oxidoreductase: MSKTDFIGKASTAAGGWGALKSVGKRLLESGAPISGARTLLKTNQPDGFDCPGCAWGDPEHGSSFEFCENGVKAVSWEATEARVPPDFFARHTVSELRSWSDYDLEKQGRLTHPMRYDRASDTYLPVSWDDAFAEIGRILNSLDSPDRAEFYTSGRASNEAAFLYQLMVRLYGTNNFPDCSNMCHEASGVGLNASIGVGKGTVLLEDFEQTDAIFVIGQNPGTNHPRMLGDLRRAALRGARIAVFNPIREKGLERFADPQDKIEMITGSSTKIATNYYQPRQGGDMAAVRGMSKAVFAADDAARAAGEPAIIDYDFIADHAAEFEAYRAAVDATSWESILDQSGLTRAEIEEAAGIYMNAGSVIATWAMGVTQHRHSVLIVREIANFMLLRGNVGRPGAGLCPVRGHSNVQGDRTVGIDEKAPPALLDALEKELGVPMPRKPGHNTVEAVAAMLDGKAQTFIALGGNFLRATPDSPLIVKAFEKQKLTVNITTKLNHSHLVPGETSFVLPCLGRTEIDRNSAGRSQIVTVEDSMSMVHGSGGINPPASDALRSEVAIVAGIAEATLGNVNVNWKALADDYDLIRDMIERVIPGFDNFNERVRIPRGFHLRNAAAERQWNTPAKKATFYSGPLPEKTEHQQALTRDNLFVLQTFRSHDQYNTTIYGMDDRYRGVYGERQVIFMNPADMEALGAHSRQRVDVIGEYGDGVERIARNFRLVPYNIPRGSVGGYYPELNVLVPLSSYGEGSFTPTSKSVLVSVRLLADAR; encoded by the coding sequence ATGAGCAAGACGGATTTCATAGGCAAGGCGTCGACCGCCGCGGGCGGCTGGGGCGCACTCAAAAGCGTTGGCAAACGCCTGCTGGAATCCGGGGCGCCGATTTCCGGCGCCCGCACCCTTTTGAAGACCAACCAGCCGGACGGGTTCGACTGCCCGGGCTGCGCCTGGGGTGACCCCGAACACGGTTCCTCCTTCGAGTTCTGCGAAAACGGCGTCAAGGCGGTGTCATGGGAAGCGACGGAGGCACGGGTTCCGCCGGATTTCTTCGCCCGCCACACGGTCTCCGAACTGCGCAGCTGGTCGGACTACGATCTGGAAAAACAGGGCCGCCTCACCCATCCGATGCGCTATGACCGGGCGAGCGACACATATCTGCCCGTTTCCTGGGACGATGCCTTTGCCGAGATAGGCCGTATCCTCAATAGCCTCGACAGCCCCGACCGGGCCGAATTCTACACATCCGGCCGCGCCTCCAACGAGGCGGCCTTTCTCTACCAATTGATGGTGCGGCTTTACGGCACCAATAATTTCCCCGATTGCTCCAACATGTGCCACGAGGCGAGCGGCGTTGGCCTCAATGCATCGATCGGCGTCGGCAAGGGCACGGTGCTGCTCGAGGATTTCGAACAGACGGACGCCATTTTTGTCATCGGGCAAAATCCCGGCACCAACCACCCCCGCATGCTGGGCGACCTGCGCCGCGCCGCCCTTCGCGGTGCCCGTATCGCCGTCTTTAATCCCATCCGGGAAAAGGGTCTGGAACGCTTCGCCGACCCGCAGGACAAGATCGAAATGATCACCGGCAGCAGCACGAAGATCGCCACCAACTATTATCAGCCGCGCCAGGGCGGCGACATGGCGGCGGTGCGCGGCATGAGCAAGGCGGTCTTCGCGGCAGACGATGCCGCAAGGGCAGCGGGCGAGCCCGCCATTATCGACTACGACTTCATTGCCGACCATGCCGCCGAATTCGAAGCCTATCGCGCCGCGGTCGATGCAACCAGCTGGGAGAGCATCCTCGACCAGTCCGGCCTGACCCGCGCCGAGATCGAAGAAGCAGCCGGCATCTACATGAATGCCGGCTCTGTCATCGCCACCTGGGCGATGGGCGTCACCCAGCACCGGCACTCGGTCCTGATCGTTCGCGAAATCGCCAACTTCATGCTGCTGCGGGGCAATGTCGGCCGTCCCGGCGCCGGCCTCTGCCCGGTGCGCGGCCATTCCAACGTGCAGGGCGACCGCACCGTCGGCATCGACGAAAAAGCGCCGCCGGCGCTTCTCGACGCACTGGAAAAAGAACTCGGCGTTCCCATGCCGCGCAAGCCCGGCCACAATACCGTTGAGGCCGTGGCCGCCATGCTGGATGGGAAGGCTCAGACCTTCATCGCACTCGGCGGCAATTTCCTGCGGGCGACCCCAGACAGTCCGCTGATCGTCAAGGCGTTCGAAAAGCAGAAGCTCACCGTCAACATCACCACCAAGCTCAACCACTCGCATCTGGTGCCGGGCGAAACCTCCTTCGTGCTGCCCTGCCTCGGCCGGACGGAAATCGACCGCAATTCGGCCGGCCGGTCGCAGATCGTCACCGTCGAGGATTCCATGAGCATGGTGCATGGTTCCGGCGGCATTAATCCGCCAGCCTCGGATGCACTTCGCTCGGAAGTCGCCATCGTCGCCGGCATCGCTGAAGCCACGCTCGGCAATGTCAATGTGAACTGGAAGGCGCTCGCCGATGACTACGATCTCATCCGCGACATGATCGAGCGCGTCATTCCGGGTTTCGACAATTTCAACGAGCGTGTCCGTATTCCCCGTGGTTTTCATCTACGCAACGCTGCTGCCGAACGGCAATGGAACACGCCGGCGAAAAAGGCCACCTTCTATAGCGGCCCCCTGCCCGAGAAAACCGAGCACCAGCAGGCTCTGACCCGCGACAATCTTTTCGTGCTACAGACCTTCCGCAGCCACGATCAGTACAACACCACGATCTACGGCATGGATGACCGTTATCGCGGCGTCTATGGCGAGCGCCAGGTCATTTTCATGAACCCTGCGGATATGGAGGCGCTTGGCGCCCATTCCCGTCAGCGTGTGGATGTCATCGGAGAATATGGCGACGGGGTGGAGCGCATCGCCAGGAACTTCCGTCTGGTGCCCTATAATATCCCGCGCGGCAGCGTCGGCGGGTATTATCCGGAGCTGAACGTGCTGGTGCCGCTGTCGAGCTACGGCGAAGGCAGCTTCACGCCGACATCGAAATCGGTGCTGGTTTCCGTCCGCCTGCTCGCCGATGCCAGATGA
- a CDS encoding MerR family transcriptional regulator: MDKYYSITELTREFGVSTRTLRFYEDEGLIHPERRGRTRLFRSADRRLIQEILRGRRIGFTIAEIREIIHVYKEPPGESGQLVLLMKKVDEKRADLRQKRKDIEETLAELDNVEEACLTRLAEIGVGT; this comes from the coding sequence TTGGACAAGTATTATAGCATAACCGAACTGACACGCGAATTCGGTGTTTCCACCCGCACCTTGCGATTTTACGAGGACGAGGGGCTGATTCACCCTGAGCGTCGCGGGCGCACACGTCTGTTCAGGTCTGCCGACCGCCGTCTCATTCAGGAAATCCTGCGCGGCCGCCGGATCGGCTTCACCATCGCCGAGATTCGCGAGATTATTCATGTCTACAAGGAGCCGCCGGGCGAATCGGGTCAGCTCGTGTTGCTGATGAAGAAGGTCGATGAAAAGCGTGCCGATCTCAGGCAGAAACGCAAGGACATCGAAGAGACGCTGGCTGAACTCGACAATGTCGAAGAAGCCTGTCTGACGCGGCTTGCCGAAATCGGCGTGGGGACTTGA
- the lipB gene encoding lipoyl(octanoyl) transferase LipB has product MLTRTDIETNMFPAAGSPPVRWRISEGLVAYGQAVEEMEREVAAIAAGEADELVWLLEHPPLYTAGTSADVADLIEPDRFPVFATGRGGEYTYHGPGQRVVYVMLDLKRRRQDVRAYVAALEDVIIRTLDKMNVRGERREDRVGVWVRRPEKPLLPDGGMAEDKIAALGIRLRKWVSFHGLSINVDPDLSHFSGIVPCGISAYGVTSLVDLGLPVMIGDVDVLLREAFEEVFGPAVPETGAGG; this is encoded by the coding sequence ATGCTCACACGCACGGATATCGAGACAAATATGTTCCCCGCCGCCGGATCACCACCCGTTCGCTGGCGAATCTCGGAAGGCCTCGTCGCTTACGGGCAGGCTGTCGAGGAGATGGAGCGTGAGGTGGCCGCTATCGCCGCCGGCGAGGCCGACGAACTCGTCTGGCTGCTGGAGCATCCTCCGCTTTATACCGCCGGCACCAGTGCCGATGTAGCCGACCTCATCGAGCCGGACCGTTTTCCCGTCTTCGCCACGGGTCGCGGCGGCGAATATACCTATCACGGCCCCGGCCAGCGGGTTGTTTATGTCATGCTCGACCTGAAACGGCGGCGGCAGGATGTGCGCGCCTATGTGGCGGCGCTGGAGGATGTCATCATCCGCACGCTCGACAAGATGAATGTCCGTGGCGAGCGGCGTGAGGATCGCGTCGGTGTCTGGGTCAGGCGGCCGGAAAAACCTCTTTTGCCGGATGGCGGCATGGCAGAGGACAAGATCGCAGCGCTCGGCATTCGTCTGCGCAAATGGGTGAGCTTTCACGGACTGTCGATCAATGTGGATCCCGACCTCTCGCATTTCTCGGGCATCGTTCCCTGCGGCATCAGTGCCTATGGCGTCACCAGCCTTGTCGATCTTGGATTGCCGGTTATGATCGGCGACGTCGACGTTCTGCTGCGCGAGGCCTTTGAGGAGGTTTTTGGCCCGGCAGTGCCCGAAACCGGCGCAGGCGGCTGA
- a CDS encoding NAD(P)-dependent alcohol dehydrogenase yields the protein MFTTSAYACDDGSSPMKLATIRRRDPGPRDVEIEIEFCGVCHSDIHTARSEWPGSLYPCVPGHEIVGRVGRVGAQVTRFKTGDRVGVGCIVDSCRECASCAEGLEQYCENGMTGTYNSPDKAMGGGAHTLGGYSAHVVVDDRYVLNIPEGLDPAAAAPLLCAGITTYSPLRHWNAGPGKRVGVVGLGGLGHMAVKLANAMGATVVMITTSPGKAEDAKKLGAHEVIISRDAEQMKKATSSLDLIIDAVAADHDIDAYLALLKRDGALVQVGAPEKPLSVMAFSLIPGRKTFAGSMIGGIPETQEMLDFCAEKGIAGEIEMIDIDQINDAYERMIKSDVRYRFVIDMKSLPRQKAA from the coding sequence ATGTTCACAACGTCCGCCTATGCCTGCGATGACGGCTCTTCGCCGATGAAGCTCGCGACCATCAGGCGCCGCGATCCCGGTCCGCGCGATGTCGAAATCGAGATAGAATTCTGTGGCGTCTGCCACTCGGACATCCATACGGCCCGCAGCGAATGGCCGGGCTCCCTCTACCCTTGCGTCCCCGGCCACGAAATCGTCGGCCGTGTCGGTCGGGTGGGCGCGCAAGTCACCCGGTTCAAGACGGGTGACCGCGTCGGTGTCGGCTGTATCGTCGATAGCTGCCGCGAATGCGCAAGCTGCGCCGAAGGGCTGGAGCAATATTGCGAAAACGGCATGACCGGCACCTATAACTCCCCTGACAAGGCGATGGGCGGCGGCGCGCATACGCTTGGCGGCTATTCCGCCCATGTGGTGGTGGATGACCGCTATGTGCTCAATATTCCCGAAGGGCTCGATCCGGCGGCAGCAGCACCGCTACTCTGCGCTGGTATCACCACCTACTCGCCGCTGCGCCACTGGAATGCCGGCCCCGGCAAACGCGTCGGCGTCGTCGGTCTGGGCGGCCTCGGCCATATGGCCGTCAAGCTCGCCAATGCCATGGGTGCGACTGTCGTGATGATCACCACCTCGCCCGGCAAGGCGGAGGATGCCAAAAAACTCGGCGCACACGAGGTGATCATCTCCCGCGATGCGGAGCAGATGAAGAAGGCTACCTCGAGCCTCGATCTCATCATCGATGCTGTCGCCGCCGACCACGACATCGACGCCTATCTGGCGCTGCTGAAACGCGATGGCGCGCTGGTGCAGGTGGGCGCGCCGGAAAAGCCACTTTCGGTGATGGCCTTCAGCCTCATCCCCGGCCGCAAGACCTTTGCCGGCTCGATGATCGGCGGTATTCCCGAGACTCAGGAAATGCTGGATTTCTGCGCCGAAAAAGGCATCGCCGGCGAAATCGAGATGATCGATATCGATCAGAT
- a CDS encoding peptide deformylase, with product MAIRPILPYPHAGLSGICAPVTVFDDHLRELVTDLIDTMRAAPGVGITAAHIGVLQRVFVLELTPGTILTYINPEITSHSPQTMRHVEGSVSMPGFTDEVERPSTVEVRFQDITGAEQTETAEGFHAICIQHEIDQLDGIFWLKRLSRLKRDRLVKKWEKSRNP from the coding sequence TTGGCAATCAGGCCGATCCTGCCCTACCCCCATGCCGGTCTTTCCGGGATCTGCGCGCCAGTTACGGTTTTTGACGATCATCTGCGGGAACTGGTAACAGATCTGATCGACACGATGCGCGCTGCCCCCGGCGTCGGCATCACTGCGGCCCATATCGGCGTGCTGCAACGTGTCTTCGTGCTTGAACTGACGCCGGGAACCATCCTGACCTACATCAATCCTGAAATCACCAGCCACTCTCCGCAGACCATGCGGCATGTGGAAGGCAGCGTCTCGATGCCGGGCTTCACCGACGAGGTGGAACGGCCTTCTACGGTCGAGGTGAGGTTTCAGGATATAACTGGCGCTGAACAGACAGAGACCGCCGAAGGCTTCCACGCCATCTGTATCCAGCACGAGATCGACCAGCTTGACGGTATCTTCTGGCTGAAGCGCCTCTCCAGGCTCAAGCGCGACCGGCTGGTGAAGAAGTGGGAAAAATCCCGAAATCCGTGA
- a CDS encoding Thivi_2564 family membrane protein produces the protein MVTSTLVSILITFLVIVLVLWLIARLPVGGGAKQIAQVIVIIIGIISLLKYLAVF, from the coding sequence ATGGTTACATCTACGCTCGTCAGCATTCTGATCACCTTCCTGGTGATCGTGCTCGTCTTGTGGCTCATCGCGCGACTGCCGGTCGGCGGCGGCGCAAAACAGATCGCCCAGGTGATCGTCATCATCATCGGCATTATTTCGCTATTGAAATATCTCGCCGTATTCTGA
- the mgtE gene encoding magnesium transporter: MTDRDDDPVAPDDVKPAEALSDIYAEDGSVRSDFLAMVGAAIADRDLLFLRKNVARLHESELGDVLESILPEQRHALVRLLGSDFDMTALTEVDEGIRLDIVDQMSNEQIAAGIGELDSDDAVYILEDLDDEDREDILSQLPFTERVRLMRALDYPESSAGRRMQTEFVAVPPFWTVGQTIDYLREEEELPESFSQIFVIDPTFKLVGALDLDKVLRAKRQVKIETIMHETNHSIPAEMDQEEAAQLFEQYDLLSAAVVDNNGRLVGVLTIDDVVDVIQEEAEEDLLRLGGVGDEELSDSIFSTSRSRVPWLAVNLLTAFLSASVISLFDATIQQIIALAILMPAVAGMGGNAGSQTMTVSVRALATKSLDIHNAARIIRREAGVGILNGMLFGCAIGIVAGVWFQDIHIGGIIATAMCLNMLAAALAGILIPLVLDKFGADPAVSSAVFVTAVTDIVGFFAFLGIATWWYGISG; the protein is encoded by the coding sequence ATGACAGACCGTGACGACGATCCTGTCGCGCCCGACGACGTAAAGCCGGCAGAAGCGCTCTCCGATATTTACGCGGAAGATGGGTCCGTCCGCTCCGATTTTCTGGCGATGGTTGGCGCTGCGATCGCCGATCGCGACCTGCTTTTCCTGCGTAAGAATGTTGCGCGGCTGCATGAGTCAGAGCTCGGCGACGTGCTCGAATCCATCCTGCCGGAACAGCGCCACGCGCTGGTTAGGCTTCTGGGTTCCGATTTCGACATGACGGCGCTGACCGAGGTGGATGAGGGCATCCGTCTCGATATCGTCGACCAGATGTCGAACGAGCAGATCGCCGCCGGTATCGGCGAACTCGATTCGGACGACGCGGTCTACATTCTCGAGGACCTCGACGACGAGGACCGCGAGGATATTCTCTCGCAACTGCCGTTTACCGAACGCGTGCGGCTGATGCGGGCGCTGGATTATCCGGAAAGCTCGGCCGGCCGCCGCATGCAGACGGAATTCGTCGCCGTTCCGCCGTTCTGGACCGTGGGGCAGACCATCGACTACCTGCGCGAAGAAGAGGAACTGCCCGAATCCTTCTCGCAGATCTTCGTCATCGACCCGACCTTCAAGCTGGTCGGGGCGCTCGATCTCGACAAGGTGCTGCGCGCCAAGCGTCAGGTGAAGATCGAAACGATCATGCACGAGACCAACCACTCCATTCCAGCCGAGATGGACCAGGAAGAGGCAGCGCAGCTTTTCGAGCAATATGACCTTCTCTCCGCCGCCGTGGTCGACAATAACGGCCGGCTGGTCGGCGTTCTCACCATCGATGACGTGGTCGACGTCATTCAGGAGGAGGCGGAGGAGGACTTGCTGCGTCTCGGCGGTGTGGGTGACGAAGAACTGTCGGACAGTATCTTCAGCACCTCGCGCTCGCGCGTGCCCTGGCTTGCGGTCAACCTGCTCACCGCCTTTCTCTCCGCTTCCGTCATCAGCCTGTTCGATGCGACGATCCAGCAGATCATTGCGCTCGCAATCCTGATGCCGGCGGTGGCAGGCATGGGCGGCAATGCCGGCTCGCAGACCATGACCGTATCGGTGCGAGCACTCGCCACCAAAAGCCTCGATATTCACAATGCCGCCCGCATCATCCGGCGTGAGGCGGGGGTGGGTATCCTGAACGGCATGCTGTTCGGCTGCGCCATCGGCATCGTCGCCGGGGTGTGGTTTCAGGATATCCATATTGGCGGCATCATCGCCACGGCCATGTGTCTCAACATGCTGGCGGCGGCGCTGGCAGGCATTCTCATACCGCTGGTTCTCGACAAGTTCGGCGCTGACCCCGCCGTTTCCTCCGCGGTCTTCGTGACGGCGGTGACCGACATTGTCGGCTTTTTCGCCTTTCTGGGAATCGCGACCTGGTGGTACGGTATTTCCGGATAG
- a CDS encoding heparan-alpha-glucosaminide N-acetyltransferase, whose amino-acid sequence MDTDAAANENRRKGRIGGLDTLRGLALLAMASYHFTWNLEYFGYLEPGTATTGLWKLYARGIASSFLFLAGFSLFLAHGRGLNWQSFGKRFAMVAGAALLITVATYFAFPDSFIFFGILHNIAAASLVGLLFLRAPAPVTLLFAVIAFILPQYLQSDIFNAKWLAWIGFSTMPPRSNDYVPLLPWLAPFLGGLAVSQFVTPRGWLDRFRNPSAPRNLVASAGRHSLAFYLIHQPVLIGLVYTLSLVAPPPPVDQVELYKSSCEKSCVEQPNGAELCQRFCGCTLEKLQAENLFDTMMEGKLSADQQTKVSEVAQQCTVEAQ is encoded by the coding sequence ATGGACACAGACGCAGCCGCAAATGAAAACCGCCGCAAAGGTCGCATCGGCGGGCTGGATACCCTCAGGGGGCTCGCGCTCCTCGCCATGGCGTCCTACCATTTCACATGGAATCTGGAATATTTCGGCTATCTCGAACCCGGTACGGCAACCACGGGTCTCTGGAAGCTTTATGCGCGCGGCATCGCCAGCTCGTTCCTGTTTCTTGCAGGCTTCAGCCTGTTTCTCGCCCATGGCAGGGGTCTGAACTGGCAGTCCTTCGGTAAGCGTTTTGCGATGGTGGCCGGCGCAGCCCTGCTCATCACCGTCGCCACCTATTTCGCTTTTCCGGACAGTTTCATCTTCTTCGGCATATTGCACAATATCGCCGCCGCAAGCCTCGTCGGGCTACTGTTCCTGCGGGCGCCCGCGCCCGTGACGCTGCTTTTCGCCGTCATTGCGTTCATCCTGCCGCAATATCTGCAGTCCGATATCTTCAACGCAAAATGGCTGGCCTGGATCGGCTTTTCCACCATGCCGCCGCGCTCGAATGACTACGTGCCGCTGCTGCCCTGGCTTGCACCCTTCCTCGGCGGCCTTGCGGTTTCCCAATTCGTCACGCCACGCGGTTGGCTTGATCGTTTTCGCAATCCAAGCGCGCCGCGCAATCTCGTCGCCAGCGCCGGCCGCCATAGCCTCGCCTTCTACCTCATCCACCAGCCGGTGCTGATCGGCCTCGTTTATACGCTCTCCCTCGTCGCCCCGCCTCCGCCGGTCGATCAGGTCGAGCTTTATAAATCAAGCTGCGAAAAAAGCTGCGTCGAGCAGCCGAACGGGGCGGAACTCTGCCAGCGTTTCTGCGGCTGCACGCTGGAAAAGCTGCAGGCGGAAAATCTGTTCGACACGATGATGGAAGGCAAGCTCAGCGCGGATCAGCAGACGAAGGTCAGCGAAGTGGCGCAGCAGTGTACGGTTGAGGCGCAGTAG
- a CDS encoding PAS domain-containing protein: protein MLAFVRKKCLEVFVLGDKTDSDNALGYYMWSISDNRLIMDAVTAECHGFSQEVASRGVTIEEILERIDFEMRDQVAQAIFESITRGVFFDQRYKVHLPDGSSRWIVAKGRAIFDADNTPFLGIGSVRDITVKKAFQFEPRQ, encoded by the coding sequence ATGTTAGCTTTTGTCAGGAAAAAATGTCTGGAGGTTTTCGTGCTGGGGGACAAGACGGATTCAGACAATGCGCTCGGCTATTACATGTGGAGCATTTCCGACAACCGGCTGATCATGGATGCGGTCACCGCGGAATGTCATGGGTTTTCCCAAGAGGTTGCGTCACGCGGGGTGACGATCGAAGAGATTCTCGAGAGAATCGATTTCGAAATGCGCGATCAGGTGGCGCAGGCAATTTTTGAGAGCATCACGAGAGGGGTATTTTTCGATCAGCGTTACAAGGTTCATCTGCCTGATGGTTCGAGCCGGTGGATCGTGGCGAAGGGCAGGGCGATTTTCGATGCTGACAATACGCCGTTTCTCGGCATTGGCAGCGTCCGGGATATTACCGTCAAGAAAGCCTTTCAGTTCGAGCCCCGCCAGTAG
- a CDS encoding DUF599 domain-containing protein produces the protein MTVMDYISIVVFILLWVTYSHITTRKRLFSRASLNQAMAERRRDWILNSLKRDLKMIDTQIMAGLQNGTAFFASTSIFAIGGCFALLGATDQVESVFRDMPFVHYAGRTAFELKVIGLTCLFGYSFFKFGWSYRLFNYCTILFGAIPMVHDVSTDREAAERAAENVIKMNIIAAKNFNDGLRTIFLSIGYLGWFISPYVFIASTVIIIVALLRRQFFSEARRAIMEENRP, from the coding sequence ATGACCGTCATGGACTATATTTCGATCGTCGTTTTCATCCTGTTGTGGGTTACCTACAGCCATATCACGACGAGAAAGCGGCTGTTTTCGCGCGCCAGCCTCAATCAGGCCATGGCCGAGCGCCGTCGCGACTGGATCCTGAATTCGCTGAAACGCGACCTGAAGATGATCGATACGCAGATCATGGCCGGCCTGCAGAACGGCACCGCCTTTTTCGCTTCCACCTCCATCTTCGCCATCGGCGGATGTTTCGCCTTGCTGGGCGCCACTGACCAGGTCGAATCGGTGTTTCGCGACATGCCCTTCGTGCATTATGCCGGGCGCACGGCCTTTGAACTGAAGGTCATCGGGCTCACCTGCCTGTTCGGTTATTCCTTCTTCAAATTCGGCTGGTCCTATCGCCTGTTCAACTATTGCACCATCCTGTTCGGTGCCATTCCCATGGTCCACGATGTCAGTACGGACCGTGAGGCAGCAGAGCGTGCGGCCGAAAACGTCATAAAGATGAACATCATCGCTGCTAAGAACTTCAATGACGGCCTGCGGACGATCTTTCTGTCCATCGGTTATCTCGGCTGGTTCATCAGCCCCTATGTCTTCATCGCCAGCACCGTCATCATCATCGTGGCGCTGTTGCGCCGCCAGTTCTTTTCAGAGGCCCGCCGCGCCATCATGGAAGAAAACCGGCCTTGA